ACTAACAATCTCACCATTACCGCCTATCCAGAGTGGGACGAGATGATTGACCGTTACCGCGAGAGCAATGACCTCGAGGAAATCAAAGAGATCTCTTTGAAATTGCAGGAACTCATTCACGAGGACGCAGCTTTCATCCCAGCCTTCAAGACGACTTACTACCGTGTGGGGCTCTGGCGTTGGATGCGGTATCCAGAAGGCTTTGACACTCGTGTGAGCGACAGCTGGGACCAGTTTGGAATCATGTGGATGGATCCTGAGGTGAAGGAAGAGACGATGAGCGCCATGAGACGCGGCGAGACCTTCGAGCCAGTGATCGAGACTTTTGACCAATACCACTCCACGAATTAATGCAAACTCAGGATTCGAGCGCTCTTAGTGTCCGCAACCTTCGGGCCGGATTTGCTGCCAAAAATGGTGTGATCGTCGCAGTTGACGATGTCTCCTTCGATGTGCCCAAGGGAAAGACGCTTGGGCTCGTGGGAGAGTCCGGTTGCGGTAAAAGCGTGACCGCGATGTCGATCATGAGGCTACTGCCGAACCCGACGGGCAGGATTCTGGGCGGCTCGATTGAGCTGCATGGCCGCAATTTGGTAGACCTCAGCATCGACGAAATGCGCAAGGTGCGAGGCAAGCAGGTCGGTATGGTTTTTCAGGAGCCCATGACTGCGCTGAATCCGGTGCATCGCATCGGACAGCAGCTTAGCGAGTGCTTTTTCCTGCACTACCCGAAGATCAACAAGAAGGAGGCCTGGGACCGTTCCATTGAAGCATTGAAGCGCGTCGGCATCCCCGCTCCGGAGGTGCGCGTCACCGAATATCCGCACCAGCTTTCTGGCGGCATGCGTCAACGCGTTGTCATCGCCATGGCGCTTGCTTGCGATCCGGAAATTCTCATCTGCGACGAGCCAACCACGGCTCTCGACGTGACTATCCAAGCTCAGATTTTAGATCTCATTGGGCAACTGCAAGCGGACCTCGGCATGTCCGTAGTGATGATCACCCATGATTTGGGAGTAATTGCCGAAACCTGTAACGAAGTGGTGGTTATGTACGCCGGACGCGTTGCGGAACGGGCTAGCGTATTTGAGATATTTGAGAATCCTCAGCACTTGTACACGCAAGGACTACTGAGCTCCATCCCGAAGCTGGAGTCACACGCAAAGCAAAAGTTGGCGACTATTCCGGGCATGGTTCCTTCGCTGGCGGATATGCCGGTAGGTGCGCGCTTTGCTCCGCGCTCGAACCATCCGGCGGTTAAGGATTATCTCGCATCAGCAGAGTTTAAGGAGAAACGACCAGAGCTCGTGGAGTACTCTCCTGGGCATTGGGTAGAAGATTGTGAATACGTCAGAGCCTTCGGTTGAAGAGGCGGCGAATTAGCAGATGAGCGAAACACTTTTAGACGTTAAGGACCTTAAGGTTCACTTCCCTCTCAAGAGCGGATTGTTTTCCAAAACGGTCAGGCACTGTAAGGCGGTTGACGGCGTAAGCCTAAACCTGAAGCAGGGTGAAACCTTCGGTCTCGTGGGAGAATCTGGTTGTGGCAAGTCAACCTTAGGCAAGACGATATGCCGGCTGATTCAGCCTACGGCAGGGGATATCGTTTTCGAAGGTCAAAACGTAGCCAAGTACAACCGCAATGAGATGCGGCCGCTACGCCGGGATATTCAAATGGTCTTTCAGGATCCAGCGGAGTCTTTGAATTCACGCCACACTGTGCGGGAGATTCTTGAAGAGCCTTTTGTCATTCACGGTATTGGGGATGCGAATACGCGTTTGAAGAAGGTGCATGCTTTGCTGGATCGCGTGGGACTTGGCAAGGCGGCGGCGGAAAAATATTCCTTCGAATTCTCAGGTGGGCAACGTCAGCGTATTGGCATCGCTCGAGCCATCGCTCTTGAGCCGAAGCTTATCATTTGCGACGAGCCAGTTTCCGCTTTGGACGTTTCGGTTCAAAGCCAGATCTTGAATTTGTTAATCGATCTGCAGAAAGAGATGGGGCTGACTTATTTGTTCATCGCTCATGACTTGGCTGTGGTAAAGGTTGTCTCTGATCGGATCGGTGTTATGTATTTGGGTAAGATGGTCGAAGTGGCGGAGGGCAAAGAACTTTTTGCAAATCCAATGCACGAATACACCAAGGCTCTGATCTCGGCAATTCCTGAGCCCAATCCTCGTCGCGAAAAGAATAGGGTCGTATTGCGTGGTGATGTTCCATCGCCTATCGACCCGCCTCCTGGTTGTGCGTTTGCTCGTCGAAGCCCTATCGAAGTTTCGGAGGAGGTCGCATCCCAACCGGGCGAGTTCAAGGAAGTGACCCCGGGCCATTGGGTGGAAGTACATCCAGCCACGGTTGCCGATTACGATAATCTCAAGTAGTGTAGTTGTGAATACCGCTAGTAACCGAACCCGCGAGCTAGCGGGTCTTTTTCGTTTTTACCGTTCCATCAAGCTCTCTGTGAGCTTCGTTTTTCTCTGTGTTGGAGCAGGACCAATCTTAGGGCAGGAGACGGAGTTGCCCTCCAACTTGG
This region of Pelagicoccus albus genomic DNA includes:
- a CDS encoding ABC transporter ATP-binding protein; protein product: MQTQDSSALSVRNLRAGFAAKNGVIVAVDDVSFDVPKGKTLGLVGESGCGKSVTAMSIMRLLPNPTGRILGGSIELHGRNLVDLSIDEMRKVRGKQVGMVFQEPMTALNPVHRIGQQLSECFFLHYPKINKKEAWDRSIEALKRVGIPAPEVRVTEYPHQLSGGMRQRVVIAMALACDPEILICDEPTTALDVTIQAQILDLIGQLQADLGMSVVMITHDLGVIAETCNEVVVMYAGRVAERASVFEIFENPQHLYTQGLLSSIPKLESHAKQKLATIPGMVPSLADMPVGARFAPRSNHPAVKDYLASAEFKEKRPELVEYSPGHWVEDCEYVRAFG
- a CDS encoding ABC transporter ATP-binding protein, with the protein product MSETLLDVKDLKVHFPLKSGLFSKTVRHCKAVDGVSLNLKQGETFGLVGESGCGKSTLGKTICRLIQPTAGDIVFEGQNVAKYNRNEMRPLRRDIQMVFQDPAESLNSRHTVREILEEPFVIHGIGDANTRLKKVHALLDRVGLGKAAAEKYSFEFSGGQRQRIGIARAIALEPKLIICDEPVSALDVSVQSQILNLLIDLQKEMGLTYLFIAHDLAVVKVVSDRIGVMYLGKMVEVAEGKELFANPMHEYTKALISAIPEPNPRREKNRVVLRGDVPSPIDPPPGCAFARRSPIEVSEEVASQPGEFKEVTPGHWVEVHPATVADYDNLK